The Euphorbia lathyris chromosome 2, ddEupLath1.1, whole genome shotgun sequence genome includes a window with the following:
- the LOC136220954 gene encoding very-long-chain aldehyde decarbonylase CER1-like, which translates to MATTPGILTDWPWQSLGSFKHILLAPFVVSHSYSYLVKGGNDLSSFLVLPLILWRMVHNQIWISLSRYRTAKGNNRIVDKPIEFDQIDREKNWDDQILLNAILFYTFVTFLPSAKHLPMWRTDGVIMAFLLHAGPVEFLYYWLHRLLHHHYLYSRYHSHHHSSIVTEPITSVIHPFAEHLSYFILFAIPMLTPIFTGTASIAAITVYLTYIDFMNNMGHCNFELIPKWLFTVFPPLKYIIYTPSFHSLHHTQFRTNYSLFMPFYDYLYGTTDKSTDTLYETSLKRQEDVADVVYLTHLTTPESIYHLRFGFAHFAANPISSKWYLWLLWPVTLWTMAFTWVYGQTFVVERNRFDKLRLQTWAIPKYKVQYYLKWQNEAINNMIEKAILEADKKGVKILSLGLLNQAEEVNRHGEVYVERYPKLRTRVVDGSSLAVAVVINSIPKGTTQLLLTGRLSKVASAVALRLCKKGIQVATPFKEDYEKLKASFGTDNSTNNLLHSPNYSFKTWLVGDDLSEEEQKKAKEGTLFIPMSQFPPKKFRKSCLYYTTPAMDAPPSLENVDSCENWLPRRVMSAWRIAGIVHGLEGWNVNECGDKMFNVDKVWEATLRHGFKPLPMSLQINNSN; encoded by the exons ATGGCTACTACGCCGGGAATTCTCACAGATTGGCCATGGCAATCGCTCGGAAGTTTCAAG CACATATTATTAGCTCCATTCGTGGTTTCTCACAGCTACTCGTACTTGGTTAAAGGAGGAAATGATCTTTCAAGTTTTTTAGTACTTCCTCTCATTTTGTGGAGAATGGTTCACAATCAAATATGGATTAGCCTTTCTCGTTATAGAACTGCTAAAGGAAATAACCGGATCGTTGATAAACCCATCGAGTTTGATCAAATCGACAGAGAAAAGAACTG GGATGATCAGATATTGCTAAATGCGATCCTTTTTTACACGTTTGTGACGTTTTTACCCTCGGCCAAACATTTACCCATGTGGAGAACAGATGGCGTAATCATGGCGTTTCTACTACACGCTGGTCCAGTAGAGTTTCTCTACTACTGGCTTCACCGTCTTCTGCACCACCACTATCTCTACTCTCGCTACCATTCTCATCATCATTCCTCCATCGTCACCGAACCCATTACTT cgGTAATTCATCCTTTTGCGGAACATTTATCTTACTTCATTCTTTTCGCGATACCTATGCTGACACCAATATTTACGGGAACAGCTTCCATCGCGGCTATTACTGTTTACCTTACTTACATTGATTTCATGAACAATATGGGTCACTGTAACTTCGAGCTTATACCGAAGTGGCTTTTCACTGTCTTTCCTCCTCTCAAATACATCATATATACCCCTTC ATTCCATTCTCTACACCACACGCAATTCCGCACCAACTACTCTCTATTCATGCCTTTCTACGATTACTTATATGGCACAACGGATAAATCCACTGATACACTCTATGAAACTTCATTAAAACGACAAGAGGACGTAGCAGATGTCGTTTACCTTACGCATTTAACGACACCCGAATCGATTTACCATCTGCGTTTCGGATTTGCTCACTTTGCTGCTAATCCTATATCTTCCAAATGGTACCTCTGGTTATTATGGCCTGTCACTCTATGGACTATGGCTTTCACATGGGTTTATGGACAGACTTTTGTGGTTGAACGGAATCGTTTTGATAAACTCAGATTGCAAACTTGGGCTATTCCTAAGTACAAAGTTCAA TACTACTTGAAATGGCAAAATGAAGCAATCAATAACATGATAGAGAAAGCCATACTTGAAGCAGACAAAAAGGGCGTGAAAATACTGAGTCTCGGACTCTTAAATCAGGCAGAAGAAGTGAATAGACATGGAGAGGTATATGTGGAAAGGTATCCGAAGCTGAGAACAAGAGTGGTGGATGGAAGTAGTTTAGCAGTAGCAGTTGTGATTAATAGCATTCCTAAAGGAACGACTCAACTTCTTCTCACAGGGAGACTTAGTAAGGTTGCTTCTGCTGTTGCTTTGAGGCTGTGTAAAAAAGGAATCCAGGTGGCAACTCCTTTCAAGGAAGATTACGAGAAGTTGAAAGCATCATTTGGAACTGATAACTCTACCAACAATTTGCTTCATTCACCTAATTATTCTTTCAAG ACATGGCTAGTTGGAGACGACTTAAGCGAAGAAGAACAAAAGAAAGCAAAAGAAGGAACACTATTCATTCCCATGTCTCAGTTTCCTCCCAAGAAATTCCGCAAGAGCTGCCTTTACTACACTACACCTGCAATGGATGCTCCTCCGTCTCTTGAAAACGTGGATTCTTGTGAG AATTGGTTACCAAGACGGGTGATGAGTGCGTGGAGAATAGCCGGAATAGTGCATGGATTAGAAGGATGGAACGTCAACGAATGCGGCGACAAGATGTTCAATGTCGACAAAGTTTGGGAAGCAACTCTTCGACATGGTTTTAAGCCTCTTCCTATGTCTCTCCAAATCAATAATTCTAATTAA